The nucleotide window ttcagtCTTAAAACGACAgaactcttattcttaaactacaTTAgcgaggggaggcagtggcatagtggcattgttgctggattagtaatccagagacccaggtaatgctctggggacccgggttcgaatcccaacatagtagatggtgaaatttgaattaaataaaagacATCTAGAATTACAAACAATTGTcacttgtaaaaacccatctggttcaccaatgtcctttagggaaggaaatctgccatccttacccggtctggcctacatgtgactccagacccccgaaaatgtggtcgactctttaAAAGAAAAAATGCCCTCTGGAAATGGCCGAGGGAGATATTGAGTCAAGGAgggtttgggcaataaatgctggcccagccagtgacgcccctaTCCCCCCCTGAACGAATAAAGTATTCCTTACATGCTCAGTGCGATTGGGGCctggcaggcggggggggggggggggggggggggtaaggcacAGTGCAATGGGTGTactacagcacgtggactgcagcggttcaagaaggcagctcaccaccaccttctcaagggcaactagcgatgcccacatcccaaaaattaACAAGCATTTCCATGCAGAAGAGAGTGGGAACCTGTGACCTGTCCACgaaggctgtggatgctgggtAAATCTAGGTTCTATacctcttggggccaaagggatcaagggatatgggaggaacggggaaatcaggatattgaattcgatgatcagccatgatcaagatgaatggcggagcaggttcgaagggccgaatggcctcctcctgcttctagtttctaagtcgATTAAGCCAGGGTAACTGGGGATATACCAACACACAActaaggagcaagagtaggccatttggcccatcaaacctgctctgtcattcaagaaGATCTTTGCCGACCTGATTGAGGCCACAACTACCCCTTCCCACCTACCCCCCCGAAAACAAAGATGCTCCAAAAAGGTGGGTGAATGAAGCGAaggtacattttaaaaagaatctgattgattggcagaacaggctcgatgggctgaatgtccaccTCCTGCTACAGCAAGatctgatgtggagacgccggcgttggactggggtaaacacagtaagaagtttaacaacaccaggttaaagtccaacaggtttatttggtagcaaaagccacaagatcTCTCAGCCGCAATTAGGGAGGAAAAGAAAAATCTTCTCGCGTGAATCTAAACTACGAAAAAAGCCGCAAATAAAAACTCAGCCAAGTTTAAAATCTCTTAAGAGTTTGTCCGATCGAGTTACCAAGCGTTACAAAATGTAACACAGTACTTATGACATTCTTAAACCTCCTGAAAAGGCTTTCAAACAAACACGTCCCCTGGAGACAAAGTTAAACTGAATTCAGGTTGAGAATGGAATACAGCAATCTCATACTCCAGCTACAACTTCAAAACAATCATTGCCCTAAAAGGAATGCACACATTCATCTCCTGAAGTACTTTAAAATCTGGACGGCAACTTTGATAAAAACACAAGTACTGTACAAGACATATCACAGCATTCGTTATTCTCTAGTTCTATAGGTAGTTGTGGAATTCTGATGATCTAATAACCTATGATTGCAAAGCATTACCTGGTTTGTTGATATGGTTACGGATGAAGTGGTTCCAAGCTGACCAGTGGGTTCCTGAAGCATAGATTCCCGAGAGTCGCTTTGCTTTGGAATCACAGTCTGGGAATCTACAACATCAGAGGGACGAATACATAGTCTTTTTGGTGAAGGTGCACAGGGTTCGTCTGAGCGTATAGGTTCATAGAGGGCGGGGGTGATGACACGCTCCACTTTCACCCCAACAATCTGTCCGTCGTGGTTCTGCAGGGCGAAGGGGCACGACCGCTGGAGGTGCTGGCAGGCCCCGTTTGTGTTCGGGGGAGATCGGTGAGGGGTCAGCCTGCTGCCAATGCCCGCAATGCTGCTCAGAGTGGCTATGGAGACTGCTCCTATACAGTGGTTAGTGTATGTTTTAGAGAGTTTAGCAGCCTTGGACAGCATCTGCATCCGTGTGCCCAGCAGGTTCTTCCCAATGGCCTTGTTCTCATACCAGGTAACGTCACTTTCACTGCAATGATCCCTCGGCCTTTGAAAGAAAGCCTTGCAGAGGGGATTACGTTTTGAGATATACTTAACGAAACTCGCGTAAGGGCAGAACTCTGTGCCCGTTTCATACATCCGCGGGAAGTTCTCCTCATCATTCACCATTCTCTTCTTGCTCCAGGTTACCGAGCGAGATTTATGGTAAGGTCCACACGCCTTGTAATAGACGAATCTTCGCCCATCCTCATCTGTGGCCAAGCCAAAGGAGTCCTCCTCCAGTTCTCTCTGGTTCTCCCTCCCCCTTGTGCAGAAGTACATGCAGATCTCGAACCAGACCTTATTGAGCAATCCAAAGGGAGCGTGCGTGTCGAAGGCGCTGGAGGTGTAGAGTTTCCTCAGGTCGGACCTGGTGATAGGGATGTCACGATATGATTTGTCTTGACGACATGATACAGTAATTGTTGGGAAAATAAAAGAGTATGATatcttttttcttttaaaaaaaaaagataatCACTAGGTTCTAATCAATACTGGCCAACACCATCTCATTTTCCTGCACTGGTCCAGGCAGCGTTCATGTGAAAAGGTGTTCACATCATGAACATTACAATGTTTTCAAGTATGATATGGCAAATTAGTTTTCATATCTTTTCTGCCAAAATTACTGCATCCTATGTCCAATAAGGTGACATGGCCACAGCAATAGAACTCTCTATGTAACACCAACTCGCACCTGGAGTAGTCAACGCAGACTGACACCCATCAGTGGAACATCCAGCAACATCTGCATTGGACAGTTCTTATGGGACAGAAGCATTTGCCCAGGTGCTAATGGGTTAAAAAAGGAAGAATGCTTTGAAATCAAGGTACTTCACGCATTGATCTGGATGATCACAACAGGATGACAACAATTTACCTGGGCTGCCACATCATCATCTTGCAATGCTTAGATTTTACTGGAAGGCTTGTGAACCAATTTGAGGCAACCATTGCATCAGTTTTAATTTGCTAATTTATACAGTTATTCCCTGACCCTCTCAAGTATGTTACTTCCCACAAATCTGACCCTGAAATTTTCGCTTGCACATTTCTGTAAGATGCATTTTCTTCCCCCTCGCGACACCATTCTGGGAGGAGAGGGACTTAAGCCAATCACAATTTAAAGACTCGTTATAAAACTTGGTGAGTGGTCAGAGATTCCCCTCTGTATTAATTGCTGAAAATGCCCAAAATATTTAACCTTCGGCTCTCCAATGTTTCTGTCTTGCCTGCAGACGAGGCGTACGGATTAATTCAGCACTTCACACTGTAGTTAAAAGCAGCAATTTgtgtagaaaccatagaatccctacagtgcaaaaaagggccattcggcccatcgactctgcactgcagagtctgcaatcccacccaggccctatccccgcaaccccacatatttgccccactaatccctctaacctacgcatcccgggacactaagggtcaatttagcttggccaatgcacctaacccgcacatctttggactgtgggaggaaaccggagcacccggaggaaacccacgcagacacagggaaaacgtgcaaactccacacagacagtgacccaagcagggaattgaacctgggtccctggagctgtgaggcagcagtgctaaccactgtgtcaacgtgcTGCCCCGTGTAGGTTTAGCGAGGGAGGGGAtgtaccatagaatccttacagtgcagggggaggtcattcggcccatcgagtctgcaccgacaacaatcccacctaggccctatccccacatatttaccctgctaatccctctaacctacgcttccgggacactaaggggcaatttagcttggccaatgcacctaatccgcacatctttggactgtgggaggaaacccacgcagacacggggagaacgtgcaagctccacacagacagtgacccaagccaggaatcgaacccgggtccctcgcgctgtgaggcagcagtgctcacggctgtgctaccgtgccgccctcagaatTCCAATCCATTGAGCTAAATGTGAATTGGAAACGTTGTCAGTGGCCGTGTATCCAGCAGGTTATAAATTTAAAAGATTTTTGTCTAAAAGAGCAGAACAGAAAAACAATTAAAAAGATAACAATTTGAATTATTAGGGAACGAGTGGTGGACATCACTGTTTCCAAATACTGGCACAGAATGGATTCAATGGAAAAAGGTAGAGAATTATTAGTGTTAAAGTTCGGGTTACTACACAGGCTAAACGTAACAGTTAGAAATGATtacatgtgtgcgtgtgttaacAGTCTATGTGCACACAACTATCTTGGGGTGATTAAAAAAGCATTACCCAGACAGATTCAAGAACTTCATTGCTAATCTCATCATAGAATTgtagacatttacagcacagaaggaggccattctgccctatgCATCCGTGCTAGTCGATAAAGAGCTATCCAGCCCAATCCGACATTACAGCTTTATGGTCTGTAGCCCTGAAGGTTAACAGCACCTCAAGGTGCACTTAGCCAAGTGCATTTGAAAATGGGATAGGGGCATCTGACTCTGTCACCCATCTCGGACAGCGAGTTCCATGAACCCCGTCCCGACAACACCCTCTCTGGGCCAGAGCAGAATCCTCTCAAAACCTCTTACCCACCCCTTTGCTCCGAATCTACACCCAATCGTTCTGAGCTGTTCCAACAAATGATGGGGAGAGGGGACATGGATTTAGTTTGTTTTTGGGGTTAAaggaagggaggaggggagggggataagTGAAGGTGTTTAGACAGCGCTGGCAGCTCTGGGTTCtggtggcagggagggggggtgggcggtgttGCAGTGatttggtgtgtgggggggagaggttgcACCAGTTGATGACAGGTCCCGCTCCCTGCGGGGTTGGGGGGCTTTGGTGTTTTGGGGGTTTCTACCTGCTGATGGCCCATTTCTGGATGACCGGTCCCGctccctgcagactgggtttgggggggggggggggcacggtctGTACCTGCCGATGGCCTGTTTCTGGATCATCGGGCCCGCTCCTTGCTCCAGGCTGGGTTAGGGATGGGATTAGGGGATGATATTTGGGGGGGTATTTGGGGGTTTTAGGGGGTATGTACCTGCCGATGTCTTGTTTCTGGATCACTGGGCCCGCTCCCtgctgggttggggttagggtttgaggATGGGGGTagggtttttgggggggggggggtggtttagggAGGTATTTAGAGCTGTACCTGCTGATGGCCTGTTTCTGGATCACCGGGCCCGCTCCTTGCTCCAGGCTGGGTTAGGGGTGGGATTAGGGGATGATATTTGGGGGGGTATTTGGGGGTTTTAGGGGGTATGTACCTGCTGATGGCTTGTTTCTGGATCACCGGGCCCGCTCCTTGCTCCAggctgggttggggttagggtggtttAGGGAGGTATTTAGAGCTGTACCTGCCGATGGCCTGTTTCTGGATCACCGGGCCTGCAcgctgggttggggttagggatgggggtgggtttggggggggggggggtttggggggtatatgggggggcggttggggtacCTGCCGATGGCCTGTTTCTAGATCACCGGGCCCGCTCCCTGGGTTGGGGATGGGGATTAGGGGGTatggggttgggtttggggttaaggggaatggggttgggtttggggggtatttgggggggtttggggtaccTGCCGATGGCCTGTTTCTGGATCACCGGGCCCGCTCCCTGGGTTGGGTGTTtggtatttgggggggggggggggggggtggtggttggggtacCTGCCGATGGCCTGTTTCTGGATCACCGGGCCCGCTCCCTGGGTTGGGTTAGGGtcagggatgggggttggggggtgggggttaggggggatggggttggggggatatttgggggggtatgggggagggtttggggtaCCTGCCGATGGCCTGTTTCTGGATCACCGGGCCCGCTccctgggttggggttagggatgggggttgggggggatggggttgggggggtatttggggggagggtttggggggttgGGGTACCTgccaatggcctgtttctggaTCACCGGGCCCGCTCcctgggttgggggttaggggaaTGGGGGTTAGGGGGATGGGGTTGGGTTTGTGGGTTAAGGGGGAtggggttgggtttgggggtACCGGCTGATGGCCTGTTTCTGGATCACCGGGCCCGCTccctgggttggggttagggtgagggatggggggtggggttggggggggtatttggggggggttgggggggggtattTGGGGTTGGGCGTTGGgggggtatttggggggggggttaggggggtatggggttgggtttggggtaCCTGCCGATGGCCTGTTTCTGGATCACCGGGCCCGCTCagtgggttggggttagggtgagggatgggggttagggggggtatttggggggggttggggggtatttgggggatggggtttggggtacCTGCCGATGGCCTGTTTCTGGATCACCGGGCCCGCTccctgggttggggttagggtgagggatgggggttagggggggtatttgggggggggggggttgggggggtatttgggggatggggtttggggtacCTGCCGATGGCCTGTTTCTGGATCACCGGGCCCGCTCCCtgggttggggtgagggttggggtttGAGGGGGGTAtggggttgggtttgggggttaagggggatggggatggggttggggggttatttgggggggatggggttgggtttggggtaCCTGCCGATGGCCTGTTTCTGGATCACCGGGCCCGCTccctgggttggggttagggatgggggttggggttagggatgggggcATGGGGGTTGGGTGTTGGGGgttattttggggggggggttgggggtaccTGCCGATGGCCTGTTTCTGGATCACCGGGCCCACTccctgggttggggttagggttagggatgggagggtgggtttgggggggtatttgaggggggggggttgggtaccTGCCGATGGCCTGTTTCTGGATCACCGGGCCCGCTccctgggttggggttagggatgggggttgggggggtatttgggggggtggttgggggggtattttggggggggggggttggggggggtatttttttgggggggtattttggggggggatttgggggggttggggggtattttggggggggttgggggggtaatTTGGGGGGGGTATTTTGGGGGGGtattttgggggggttggggagtattttggggggggttgggggggtattttggggggggttggggggttattttgggggggggttgggggggggtatttggggggggggggttggggtaccTGCCGACGGCCTGTTTCTGGATCACCGGGCCCGCTccctgggttggggttagggatgggggttggggggttatTTGGGGGGGGGtattttgggggggggttggggggggtattttgggggggggggttgggggggtatattttgggggggggttgggggggtattttgggggggggttggggggtattttgggggggggttgggggggtattttggggggggggggttgggggggtattttgggggggggttgggggggtaatTTGGGGGGGGtattttgggggggttgggggggtaatttggggggggggtattttgggggggttgggggggtatgTTGGGGGGGgtatgttggggggggtgggttggggtacCTGCCGATGGCCTGTTTCTGGATCACCGGGCCCGCTCCCTGCTCCTCCAGCTTCCTGATGACGGCGGCCAGGGTGAGGTTGGCGGCCCGGAGCTCGGGGTCTTTGCTGAGGTCCAGGGTGCGGCTGTAGGGCGGCTCGTTCAGGTAGCGGTTGAGGGACGAGCGGATGCTGATGAGCGAGGACTTGCTGTAAACCTGCCCGCTCTTGGAGCGAGCCTCCGAGTAGAAGGAGCGCAGCGCCCGGCACAGCTCCGCCTTCCCCAGCCGCTCGAACTCGGCCGGCTGCTCCCGCTCGCTCAGGTAGTCCCGGAAAATCTTCACCGCGTAGCGGGTGGCCAGCCGGGTGTTCTCGCTCAGCCGCCCGCCCGCCCGATTCTCCGCCGCGGCGGGCGCCCCGCGCTGCGCCGCTCCCTCCTCCTCCGCCGGACTTTCCGCTCCCTCCTCCCGCCGGCGCTGCCGGAAAGAGCGGCGCAAGTGCGGCGCAGCCGGGCCCCCGCTCCCCGCCATCCGGCCCGCCATTGTCAGCGGAGAGCGGGGGAGCATGCGCTGCcggagagagggagcgcgggagggagggagagaggggagtgtgagagagagagggagggagtgtgagagagagagggagggagtgtgagagagagagggagtgtgagagagagagggagagagagagagagggagggtgtgagagagagagagggagtgagagagagagggagggagtgtgagagagagaggaggggagggagggagtgagagagagagggagggagtgtgagagagagagaga belongs to Mustelus asterias chromosome 7, sMusAst1.hap1.1, whole genome shotgun sequence and includes:
- the kctd1 gene encoding uncharacterized protein kctd1 isoform X1 translates to MAGSGGPAAPHLRRSFRQRRREEGAESPAEEEGAAQRGAPAAAENRAGGRLSENTRLATRYAVKIFRDYLSEREQPAEFERLGKAELCRALRSFYSEARSKSGQVYSKSSLISIRSSLNRYLNEPPYSRTLDLSKDPELRAANLTLAAVIRKLEEQGAGPVIQKQAIGRSDLRKLYTSSAFDTHAPFGLLNKVWFEICMYFCTRGRENQRELEEDSFGLATDEDGRRFVYYKACGPYHKSRSVTWSKKRMVNDEENFPRMYETGTEFCPYASFVKYISKRNPLCKAFFQRPRDHCSESDVTWYENKAIGKNLLGTRMQMLSKAAKLSKTYTNHCIGAVSIATLSSIAGIGSRLTPHRSPPNTNGACQHLQRSCPFALQNHDGQIVGVKVERVITPALYEPIRSDEPCAPSPKRLCIRPSDVVDSQTVIPKQSDSRESMLQEPTGQLGTTSSVTISTNQDSRHNMSRPLLTRSPVSPLTNQGIPTPAQLTKSNAPVHIDVGGHMYTSSLATLTKFSDSRIGRLFDGTEPIVLDSLKQHYFIDRDGQMFRYILNFLRTSKLLIPDDFKDYSLLYEEAKYFHLQPMLIELERWKQERELGRFSRPCECLVVRVAPDLGERITLSGDKALIEEVFPEIGDVMCNSINAGWNHDSTHVIRFPLNGYCHLNSVQVLERLQLKGFEIVGSSGGGVDSSQFSEYVLRREIRRLSRVPPVIRIKQEPLD